From Pandoraea norimbergensis, the proteins below share one genomic window:
- the xth gene encoding exodeoxyribonuclease III produces the protein MKIATWNVNSLKVRVGHVQDWLRSNPVDVLCLQELKLTDENFPIAEIASLGYTSHFTGQKTYNGVALLVNHAKAGEATDIVMNLPNFADEQRRLIAATVSGVRVVCGYFPNGQAVGSDKFEYKLNWLDALTHWLSDELERHPQLALLGDYNIAPEDRDVHDPAKWEGQNLVSPQERQAFARLQGLGLRDTFRMFDQPEKSFSWWDYRMGAFRRNAGLRIDHILVTAAMAERCTGCEIDREPRTWEQPSDHTPVVATFKD, from the coding sequence ATGAAGATTGCCACCTGGAACGTCAACTCGCTCAAGGTCCGTGTCGGTCATGTGCAGGATTGGCTGCGCAGCAATCCCGTCGACGTGCTCTGCCTGCAAGAGCTCAAGCTCACGGACGAGAATTTTCCGATCGCGGAAATCGCCTCGCTTGGCTACACCTCGCACTTCACCGGGCAGAAGACGTATAACGGCGTCGCGCTGCTGGTGAATCACGCCAAGGCCGGTGAAGCCACCGACATCGTGATGAACCTGCCGAATTTCGCCGACGAACAGCGCCGCCTGATTGCGGCCACCGTCAGCGGCGTGCGCGTGGTCTGCGGCTACTTCCCGAACGGACAGGCCGTCGGCTCCGACAAGTTCGAGTACAAGCTCAACTGGCTCGATGCCCTCACGCATTGGCTCTCTGACGAACTCGAGCGTCACCCGCAACTCGCACTCCTCGGCGACTACAACATCGCGCCGGAAGACCGCGATGTGCATGACCCGGCCAAATGGGAAGGCCAGAACCTCGTCTCGCCGCAGGAGCGTCAGGCCTTCGCGCGCCTGCAAGGGCTCGGCCTGCGCGACACCTTCCGGATGTTCGATCAGCCGGAGAAGTCGTTCAGCTGGTGGGACTACCGCATGGGCGCGTTCCGCCGCAATGCGGGCCTGCGTATCGACCACATCCTCGTGACCGCAGCCATGGCCGAGCGCTGCACCGGTTGCGAAATCGATCGCGAACCGCGCACGTGGGAGCAGCCGTCCGATCACACACCAGTGGTGGCGACGTTCAAGGACTGA
- a CDS encoding DNA cytosine methyltransferase, producing the protein MLRPQLALPFPGELIIDNFAGGGGTSTGLEAAFGRPVDIAINHDPEALAMHAINHPYTKHLCESVWDVDPIEVTGNQPVGLVWLSPDCKHFSKAKGGTPVSKEIRGLAWVTMRWAALCRPRVIMLENVEEFQTWGPVIVGEDGKLYPDPKRKGKTFDSFIRQLRQHGYKVDWREMRACDNGAPTIRKRLFLVARRDGLPIIWPEQTHGEPTSREVLAGSLAPYRTAAECIDFSLPAESIFDRKKPLAVNTQRRVAKGLYRHVLTSAKPFIVTNTTEHSGAAADEPLPTVTTGNHHMLGAPVLAPFMAGAGGPAYSGKPVAANQPFGTLTTENHRAIVAPALVPFLTEHANASNQRTMPADAPLRTVCAQVKGGHFSVVAPTLAPLRGTSDAHMGGHSIEQPLSTISAGGTHHAMVGAHLVTIGYGEREGQQPRVQDIEAPLGTVVAGGVKQALVAAHLAHLTHHGERAGTTPAEPLPTVTGAHRGEQALIVANLVDMGHGESCSTGAKRWSNGVRSLETPLNSVTASSVPSALASAFFEQANGGFYDGSGRAAEAPMSTITSSGSNQQLVTAYLVKYYSSGGQWQKADEPMHTLPTKGRMGLVQSVQVPADCLSPEHRAKARRCAELLHEHLPEHFPEPADLVLMSYDGIWWVLVDITLRMLKARELYRAQAFPDSYIIHEIPDPLLLFKEGVQVADPLAIPRVPLTVTAQVRMCGNSVSPAQAEALVRANFRHEAAFMGQVA; encoded by the coding sequence ATGCTGCGCCCGCAACTCGCCCTGCCGTTCCCCGGAGAACTCATCATCGACAACTTCGCCGGTGGCGGCGGCACCAGCACCGGACTGGAAGCAGCCTTCGGGCGCCCCGTGGACATCGCCATCAACCACGACCCCGAAGCTCTGGCGATGCACGCGATCAACCACCCTTACACCAAGCACCTCTGCGAGAGCGTATGGGATGTGGATCCCATCGAAGTAACCGGCAACCAGCCGGTGGGCCTGGTCTGGCTTTCGCCGGACTGCAAGCACTTCTCGAAGGCGAAGGGCGGAACGCCTGTTTCCAAGGAGATTCGCGGACTGGCCTGGGTCACGATGCGCTGGGCTGCGCTCTGCCGCCCGCGCGTCATCATGTTGGAGAACGTCGAGGAATTTCAGACCTGGGGGCCGGTCATCGTCGGAGAGGACGGCAAGCTCTACCCCGACCCGAAGCGCAAGGGCAAGACCTTCGATAGCTTCATCCGGCAGTTGCGCCAGCACGGCTACAAAGTGGACTGGCGTGAAATGCGCGCGTGCGACAACGGCGCCCCGACTATTCGCAAGCGCCTCTTCCTGGTGGCGCGCCGCGACGGCCTGCCCATCATCTGGCCCGAGCAGACCCACGGCGAGCCGACCTCGCGCGAAGTGCTGGCCGGCTCCCTGGCCCCGTACCGCACTGCCGCCGAGTGCATCGACTTCAGCCTGCCCGCCGAGAGCATCTTCGACCGCAAGAAGCCCTTGGCCGTGAATACCCAGCGGCGCGTCGCCAAGGGCCTGTACCGCCACGTCCTGACGAGCGCCAAGCCGTTCATCGTCACCAACACCACCGAGCACTCCGGCGCGGCTGCCGATGAACCGCTGCCGACCGTGACGACCGGCAATCACCACATGCTGGGCGCGCCCGTGCTCGCCCCGTTCATGGCTGGTGCCGGCGGCCCAGCCTATTCCGGCAAACCCGTGGCTGCAAACCAGCCGTTCGGCACGCTCACCACGGAGAACCACCGCGCCATCGTGGCGCCGGCCCTGGTGCCGTTCCTCACCGAGCACGCCAACGCCAGCAACCAGCGCACCATGCCCGCCGACGCGCCGCTGCGCACCGTCTGCGCCCAGGTGAAGGGCGGCCACTTCTCCGTCGTCGCCCCGACCTTGGCCCCGCTGCGCGGCACCAGCGATGCCCACATGGGCGGTCATAGCATCGAGCAGCCGCTTTCGACTATCTCCGCCGGCGGCACGCACCATGCGATGGTAGGCGCGCACCTCGTCACCATCGGCTACGGCGAACGCGAGGGCCAGCAGCCGCGCGTGCAGGACATCGAGGCCCCACTGGGAACCGTCGTAGCTGGTGGGGTGAAGCAGGCCCTGGTGGCCGCGCATCTGGCCCACCTGACGCACCACGGCGAGCGCGCTGGAACGACGCCGGCGGAGCCCTTGCCGACGGTCACGGGCGCACATCGTGGCGAGCAGGCCCTGATCGTCGCCAACCTGGTGGATATGGGGCATGGCGAATCGTGCAGCACCGGCGCGAAGCGGTGGAGCAACGGCGTCCGCTCCCTGGAAACTCCGCTCAATTCGGTTACGGCCAGCAGCGTCCCGAGCGCCCTGGCGTCGGCCTTTTTCGAGCAGGCCAACGGCGGGTTCTACGACGGCTCTGGGCGGGCTGCGGAAGCGCCCATGTCCACCATCACCTCGTCGGGCAGCAATCAGCAGTTGGTAACGGCCTACCTGGTCAAGTATTACAGCAGCGGCGGCCAGTGGCAGAAGGCGGACGAACCGATGCACACTCTGCCGACCAAGGGCCGTATGGGCCTGGTGCAGTCGGTGCAGGTGCCGGCGGACTGCTTGTCACCGGAACATCGGGCGAAGGCCCGCCGCTGCGCCGAACTGCTGCATGAACATCTGCCCGAGCACTTCCCAGAGCCCGCCGACCTGGTGCTGATGAGCTACGACGGCATCTGGTGGGTGCTGGTGGACATCACGCTGCGGATGCTGAAAGCGCGCGAGCTGTACCGCGCCCAGGCGTTCCCCGACAGCTACATCATCCACGAGATCCCCGACCCGCTGCTGCTCTTCAAGGAGGGCGTGCAGGTTGCCGACCCCTTGGCTATCCCCCGCGTCCCGCTGACCGTCACCGCACAGGTTCGCATGTGCGGAAACAGCGTGTCGCCGGCGCAGGCCGAGGCCCTTGTGCGGGCCAACTTCCGCCACGAAGCGGCCTTCATGGGGCAAGTCGCGTAA
- a CDS encoding helix-turn-helix transcriptional regulator translates to MSAVMQGVAPASGALLYRINVAEAKLGVSRSTIYRLVKDGELELVKIGKRSSGITADSINAMIERNKATR, encoded by the coding sequence ATGAGCGCAGTCATGCAAGGCGTCGCGCCAGCCAGCGGCGCGCTTCTGTATCGCATCAACGTGGCCGAGGCGAAGTTGGGCGTCTCGCGCTCCACCATCTACCGCCTGGTCAAAGATGGGGAACTTGAGCTGGTGAAAATCGGGAAGCGTTCCAGCGGTATCACAGCCGACAGCATCAATGCGATGATCGAGCGTAACAAGGCCACTCGCTGA
- a CDS encoding helix-turn-helix transcriptional regulator gives MTETKNEAGAGQEGQRIYSHEQVLAKVPMCARTILNMEKRSEFPRRFRVSPRRVGWDADEVEAWIAARKKERQQAAAPGAKTA, from the coding sequence ATGACCGAAACAAAGAATGAAGCAGGCGCGGGCCAAGAAGGCCAGCGCATCTACAGCCACGAGCAAGTCCTCGCCAAGGTGCCCATGTGCGCCCGAACCATCCTGAATATGGAAAAGCGCAGCGAGTTCCCCCGTCGCTTCCGCGTGTCGCCGCGCCGCGTGGGCTGGGATGCCGACGAGGTGGAAGCGTGGATTGCTGCCCGCAAGAAAGAGCGTCAGCAGGCCGCCGCGCCCGGCGCCAAGACTGCGTAA
- the ssb gene encoding single-stranded DNA-binding protein, whose protein sequence is MASVNKVILVGNLGADPETRYMPNGDAVTNVRLATTDSWKDKASGEKKEITEWHRVVFYRRLAEIAGEYLRKGSSVYVEGRIRTRKWQDKDGQDRYTTEIEATEMQMLGQRGGGDGGSQQYGGESSAQPSRQQQRSAPARGAPASKPAPPPSGGGGFADMDDDIPFD, encoded by the coding sequence ATGGCTTCAGTCAATAAAGTAATCCTCGTCGGCAACCTTGGAGCCGACCCCGAAACCCGCTACATGCCGAACGGCGACGCCGTGACAAACGTCCGCCTGGCGACGACCGATAGCTGGAAGGACAAGGCCAGCGGCGAGAAGAAGGAAATCACGGAATGGCATCGCGTGGTGTTCTACCGCCGCCTCGCCGAAATCGCCGGCGAATACCTGCGCAAGGGCTCGTCGGTGTATGTCGAGGGCCGCATCCGCACGCGCAAGTGGCAGGACAAGGACGGCCAAGACCGCTACACGACCGAGATCGAGGCCACGGAAATGCAGATGCTGGGCCAGCGTGGCGGTGGCGACGGTGGCAGCCAGCAGTATGGCGGCGAATCGTCGGCCCAGCCTTCGCGCCAGCAGCAGCGTTCCGCGCCCGCGCGCGGTGCCCCGGCCTCTAAGCCAGCTCCACCGCCGTCCGGTGGCGGTGGCTTCGCCGACATGGATGACGACATCCCTTTTGATTGA
- a CDS encoding phage Gp37/Gp68 family protein: MAENSKIEWTHHTFNPWEGCQKVGPGCDHCYAETRNARFGGGVAINWGPGAPRRRTSASNWAQPAKWNATAARLGVRYRVFCASLADVFDNQVPDEWRRDLAALILATPHLDWLLLTKRIGNADKMLAAMFPEGIPDNVWVGATITSQEEADRDIPKLLALPVAVRFLSMEPLLGRVDLRFHIFSEPTGNFRTHAGKRQMELRKPADGGLHWVIVGGESGSADSRPMNPDWVRALREQCRAGGVAFHFKQWGDWRPPEEDEEYDTSMGRAQRVPAFIVADAGTVHCFENDSTKDGGAVMLRVGKSKSGRTLDGLLHDGYPEIAQ, from the coding sequence ATGGCTGAAAACTCGAAAATCGAATGGACGCACCACACGTTCAACCCCTGGGAGGGCTGCCAGAAAGTCGGGCCTGGCTGCGATCACTGCTACGCTGAAACGCGCAATGCCCGCTTCGGTGGCGGCGTGGCGATCAACTGGGGGCCGGGCGCACCACGCCGCCGCACCAGTGCATCGAACTGGGCGCAGCCGGCGAAGTGGAACGCCACGGCGGCCCGTCTGGGCGTGCGCTACCGCGTCTTCTGCGCCTCGCTGGCCGACGTGTTCGACAACCAGGTGCCGGACGAATGGCGCCGCGACCTGGCTGCCCTCATCCTCGCCACGCCTCACCTGGACTGGCTGCTGCTGACCAAGCGCATCGGCAATGCCGACAAGATGCTGGCCGCCATGTTCCCCGAGGGCATCCCCGATAACGTCTGGGTGGGCGCGACCATCACCAGCCAGGAAGAAGCCGACCGCGACATTCCGAAGCTGCTGGCGCTGCCGGTAGCCGTGCGGTTCCTGTCGATGGAGCCCTTGCTGGGCCGCGTGGATCTTCGGTTCCACATCTTCAGCGAGCCGACGGGCAACTTCCGCACCCACGCGGGCAAGCGACAGATGGAGCTGCGCAAGCCTGCCGACGGCGGCCTGCACTGGGTCATCGTCGGTGGCGAGAGCGGTTCCGCCGATTCCCGCCCGATGAACCCCGACTGGGTGCGCGCGCTGCGCGAACAGTGCCGCGCCGGCGGCGTCGCCTTCCACTTCAAGCAATGGGGCGACTGGCGCCCACCTGAAGAGGACGAGGAATACGACACGTCGATGGGCCGCGCCCAGCGCGTGCCAGCGTTCATCGTCGCCGACGCCGGAACCGTGCATTGCTTCGAGAACGATAGCACGAAGGACGGCGGCGCGGTGATGCTGCGTGTCGGCAAATCGAAATCGGGCCGGACGCTGGACGGCCTGCTGCATGACGGATACCCGGAGATAGCTCAATGA